The Bacteroidales bacterium DNA segment CAGGGTACCGTTTTCTTCCATCGTTAACGGTTCTCCCTCTTTTATGGTCAGTGTCATATTATCATATAATTCCTGAAAAGGCATTAATTCGGCTATCAGGTCAGCGACATATTTTTCACTTTGATAATTTTTGAGCAACTTCATCAATTCATCAAACAAAACCTTATTTTCTCCGATACTCTCAGCCAATCGGGGCTCAGAATGTTCTTTATAGAATTGGCACGTTAAGTAAAATGCTTCTACCCAAACCCCACAAATCATTAAAGCGCTCAAATTCCCCCGGTTGGTACGTTGCAGATGCCGGTCCATTTTATTAAAACTCTGCTGCGAAATATAAATTAATGAATCAATATTCTTATTGTTGGTGGATAAACGTTTCAAAGTAGAATAGTCGAAAAACTGTCCGATATTTATATCTTCAGCCAGGCTTTTCATGGATGTGATGTAATTCATAATCAGCCCGGTCTTACCGTACATATTCAGATATCCAAGATCTGCGCCCAGGATTCCAAGATAAAATGCTTTTGAATGACCGGTGTTAAAGCGGGATATATCTTTGGTAGGAGCTAAATGCTTCTGGGAAAAAGGAACATTTAAACTTTTGATCAAAGAAGCAGTTTCAATAGGTGATGAGATATTATCCACCAAATCCTGCACATTAGTATTTGATATTTCAGGCGACAAATTCCGAACGGAATCCGGAATGTTGAAATCGGTGTATTTGTCCGTACGATTGCAAGTACATGACACCTGTATAACAAAAAGAACTATCAAAAAAAAAGGTAAAACTCTGTTGGTCATCATTCTCATATTTCTCCTGCAAAATTAGGAATTATTTACAGAATCTTATCCGCCCGCATAAGATCATTGTTTTTTTCAATATGTCGAAATACAATAGAAGGTACAATATGACTGAAAAACTCCAGATCATACAAACATTAAACCAATAGGTATCATAAAAAGAACCTGCAAAATATTTCCGGGGAGCAAAAAAATGTGTCCGGGCATTTATAAAATCGATAGTTTCAGGGTCCTTATAGATCGGATCGATCTGCTGTACCAGTTGACCGTTATATTCCAGTATTTTATTCTTCTCAAATGTCCTTTTTACTATTTCATTCAGGCGCTCATTCTCATAAGTATTTTTCATATATATATATTTCGATGCATCTTCTTCCAGCATATAGGCGATCAATCGCTCTTTTTTTGCATTAGCACGGGCAAATAAATCCGCATAACGGGTATTCATTGTTCCCAAAAAATCCCGCAACAAATCTGCTGCATTCCGGTCAAATCTCCCAGGGGTCAGCAAAGAAAGATCGAACCGGGCATCTGCATTGAATGACAATTCTTTATTCACCTCATTATACAAGACGGTTAATGCTTGTGTATTCTTTTCGATACGTCCGGTTTCTGCAATTTCATTTGAACATTGTACATGTCGCCCTTCCAATTCCGGAATAAGGTATATCAATTTAAAGTCAGCTAAGTTTTCCTCTTTTTCTATATCGTAAAAATACTTCTCGAATCGGTTGTCTTTGAACTGATGTACCATTAAAGCCTCATAAGACCAACGGGTTACCATAAATTCGGCAGCCATTGGTACTTTATTAATACTTCCTACATTCCGGTTAAGTTTATCAAAGCTAAACATGGCTCCACCAAGTACCATCATAGGTATCATCAACAATGGGATAACGATATAGATCGTTACTACCGAATTAAAAGATGATGAAATGATCAATCCCAGCATATTGGCATATACTGCTGTAGAAAACAATACAAGCCAGTAGGAGAAATACATATCTTTTATTTCCAGAATACTGTTGGCTATTAACACAAAAAGAATTGCCTGTAACGCTGAAATTACAATTAAGATCAAAACCTTTGAAACAAGATAACTGGATCTGCTAAGATGAAGAAATGATTCCCGCTTAAGAATCTTCCTGTCGCGGAATATTTCTTCCGCACTAACAATCAAACCTAAAAACAATGCGACAATGAGGCTCATAAAAATGAAAATCGGTATGTTCTCATTATCTCTGAAAATATATTTATCCGATAAAGGGTCAGCAATATAACGAATGGCATAAGCAAGGATAAAACCCAAAATGGGAGCCTCCAACAAAGTAAGTAACATGTATTGCCTGTTACTCAGCTTAGTAAGCGTATCACGAATCGTATATATCTGTAATTGTTTGAACCAGCCGGGAAGGTTCAAGGATTTTGGCGGTTTTTCCTTGACATGACGGCCGGATTCCGCCTTCATATCCTTATGATATAACGCTTCCCACTGTGAAGGAGAGGTTTTACGTTCATCCGTGTAATAGCCAAATTCGTCCAGGACTTTTTCCTCAATAATGTTGAAGATTAATTCCGGATTCACATTCCCACAGACAGAACATTCTCCGACATCACTATTGATCTGCTCTCCGGCCCGTTTAAAATACATGATGGCCTCCATGGGATTCCCGTAATAAATCATATAACCTCCGGTATCCAGGATGAGCATCTTATCAAACATTTTGTAAATGTCTGATGAAGGTTGGTGAATAACCACGAAAACCTGTTTCCCTTTTAAAGCCAGCTCGCTTAAAAGGTCCATCACATTTTCGGAATCGTTGGAAGAAAGGCCTGATGTAGGTTCATCCACAAAAAGAATGGAAGGTTCGCGCAATAATTCAAGAGCAATATTCAAACGTTTCCGTTGTCCTCCACTGATCGTTTTATTTAAGAAAGATCCTACTTTCAAGTCTTTTTTATCATAAAGCCCCAGATTTTTCAAGATCTTAGAAACCAGGTACATTAATTCGACCTTGGTCTTATCACGGAAACACAACCTGGCGTTATAGTAAAGGTTTTGAAAAACAGTCAATTCTTCTATCAAAAGGTCATCCTGAGGGATGTATCCGATCACTCCTTCCAGTTTCTCATTTTCAGCATGTAGATCGATCCCATTAATGCACACAGTTCCTCCCGAGGGCTTCTCTAACCCACATAACACATTCAGCAAGGTGGTCTTTCCTGATCCGCTGGCTCCCATAATTCCGATAAGCTTGCCATGATTTTCGGAAAAAGAGATATTATGCAATCCCACCGTACCATCTGAAAAATGATAATCAACATTTTCCACTTCAAAAGAAATCTTTTCAGTGATGGTATCAGCCACAAAGTGCATCACTACATCACTGAAATATATCGGTTTACTTTTAGACAACCTGATGGTACTGCCATTCGCAAAAAGAGAAATATGCCGGTTATTTAACTCCAGTCCGTTAAGAAAAATTGACTCATTTCCCGTATACCGTAAAAAATACAAGTCAACACTCCGGACCTTTAAAACAACAATGTAGCCATCAAGTTCTTCAGTTTTTAAAGTCTTGGCATTTACATATTCCAACGGTTCGCTGCAGATAACTAAAACATCCTTAAAGTCATATCCCTCAGGAGTACGGGTCCAGACAAAATTCCAGATACTCTGGTACTCTTCCTTGGGAAGTTTAAATACGTCGGCAACGGTCTTTATAATAGACATCCGCTGGTAAGTAGATTTCGGATGTGCATTCACAAGTTCCAACAAACGTAGCAGGACTACTACCTTTTGTTTTTGTGTCAAGCTCTCATTGATCTTCAGGCATATCTTGAGTATCCGCACGGAATCACTCACAGGGGTGAGCGTTGGTTCGTTCTTTATATTCTTATTCTCATGAGTAGAATATTCATCAAATAATTCAAGGTATTTACCCGCAGCATCCTGATTCAATTGCTGGTTAAGGAATCTTTCAACATAATCCCGTTCACTGGTCAACACCCCGTCATCCTGCCGGACGATTAAGGCAAACAATTGCATCAGGGCCCTTAAAATTACCTCACTCATTTACTTTGACACACAATTTATTATCTGAAGCTGGGATGATTATTTTAATAATTGACTACAAATTTAAAGAAGAAAATACACTTATGATACAAAATTTTATTTATTTACCGCGTGGTTATTAAAGCAGCATTTTTACCATCAGATTATGAGTTGTTTCATGTGAATAAAATTTGATTTTCAATGGTCACATGAACCCCGAAGGGCTCAGTGGAACTAAATATCCAATTTTGTTCATTACGTTGGGTGAACAGTAATGTTCATGGATATTTCATCTGTATAAAATTATTATCAATGGTTATATGAACCCCGAAACCCAAAGGGTTCACCGAAGGTAACGGCTCAGTGATACTAAATGTCCAATTTTGTTCATGATGATGGGTATACCGCTATGTTTATGGATATTTCATGAGTTTATCCGACCTGTAA contains these protein-coding regions:
- a CDS encoding ATP-binding cassette domain-containing protein, which translates into the protein MSEVILRALMQLFALIVRQDDGVLTSERDYVERFLNQQLNQDAAGKYLELFDEYSTHENKNIKNEPTLTPVSDSVRILKICLKINESLTQKQKVVVLLRLLELVNAHPKSTYQRMSIIKTVADVFKLPKEEYQSIWNFVWTRTPEGYDFKDVLVICSEPLEYVNAKTLKTEELDGYIVVLKVRSVDLYFLRYTGNESIFLNGLELNNRHISLFANGSTIRLSKSKPIYFSDVVMHFVADTITEKISFEVENVDYHFSDGTVGLHNISFSENHGKLIGIMGASGSGKTTLLNVLCGLEKPSGGTVCINGIDLHAENEKLEGVIGYIPQDDLLIEELTVFQNLYYNARLCFRDKTKVELMYLVSKILKNLGLYDKKDLKVGSFLNKTISGGQRKRLNIALELLREPSILFVDEPTSGLSSNDSENVMDLLSELALKGKQVFVVIHQPSSDIYKMFDKMLILDTGGYMIYYGNPMEAIMYFKRAGEQINSDVGECSVCGNVNPELIFNIIEEKVLDEFGYYTDERKTSPSQWEALYHKDMKAESGRHVKEKPPKSLNLPGWFKQLQIYTIRDTLTKLSNRQYMLLTLLEAPILGFILAYAIRYIADPLSDKYIFRDNENIPIFIFMSLIVALFLGLIVSAEEIFRDRKILKRESFLHLSRSSYLVSKVLILIVISALQAILFVLIANSILEIKDMYFSYWLVLFSTAVYANMLGLIISSSFNSVVTIYIVIPLLMIPMMVLGGAMFSFDKLNRNVGSINKVPMAAEFMVTRWSYEALMVHQFKDNRFEKYFYDIEKEENLADFKLIYLIPELEGRHVQCSNEIAETGRIEKNTQALTVLYNEVNKELSFNADARFDLSLLTPGRFDRNAADLLRDFLGTMNTRYADLFARANAKKERLIAYMLEEDASKYIYMKNTYENERLNEIVKRTFEKNKILEYNGQLVQQIDPIYKDPETIDFINARTHFFAPRKYFAGSFYDTYWFNVCMIWSFSVILYLLLYFDILKKTMILCGRIRFCK